A single region of the Triticum dicoccoides isolate Atlit2015 ecotype Zavitan chromosome 2B, WEW_v2.0, whole genome shotgun sequence genome encodes:
- the LOC119363505 gene encoding rab3 GTPase-activating protein catalytic subunit-like translates to MHQLTPPPPASSTSLVSRARTAIHSAAARAERVLTDIKADLRDADGSSGHRTPSPRTSMDRQVDAEAAASASGQAPDVKPPPDEVPEVIPSADEEGLKIEAGSTSSSNLSFPPASIVKQLIAAIEDGKRFSSMNDMKFNGDQYLKEKGGLSLSVVKSLVRREKEERSSSEFFGDDETKSLMYSLFKFAEECPHDESQCAPELLHSASLSRDIHGAPPGSFVHHLGEIIGSISSVHKMAFFWQSVIVELKKLWSDEQPVPRMSLNAAPDLNCCLLYQEIQVINCCIARKKRRKAAKETLDSLLKQECIDNSNPRYSNRDSRDSGIYASNSSGDHVLRLGVDCASGNLTLLETGEPVYSPILQEGPIMTAELIKETEELVLRTGSVGAGCSQLLSDMQAFKAANPGCVLEDFIRWHSPPDWSEDCAASNATVGEGSSRRGRLSDRMQTKEGNLWKELWEAAKPIPAVEQTPLYDEDLAVESIFGALEVIEPAKLFQQLLSVILSVCFVAAESVLSADSNLSKLFYDCKDYIIGIYQDDMSKEKLDEICKVYETMEAIVTHPEDALQITEQPDEKSAENKNRFKLKLNFTGKDRQSLWKRVAKDEKKTSPNDEKKSPEEKNTNFFSNLRERKAALFSKKNTKASELPSAPPPSALGPFDESEWTIL, encoded by the exons ATGCACCAGCTGACTCCTCCTCCCCCCGCGTCGTCGACGTCGCTCGTGTCGCGGGCGCGCACGGCGAtccactccgccgccgcccgcgccgagcGCGTGCTCACCGACATTAAGGCCGACCTCCGAG ATGCGGACGGATCCAGCGGGCACAGGACGCCGTCGCCCAGGACCTCGATGGATCGGCAGGTCGACGCCGAAGCGGCCGCCTCCGCCTCGGGTCAGGCGCCGGACGTGAAGCCTCCGCCTGATGAG GTCCCTGAAGTAATCCCCTCAGCAGACGAGGAGGGCTTGAAGATAGAAGCCGGGTCAACTTCTTCATCTAACCTGTCCTTTCCTCCAGCTTCAATAGTTAAACAGTTGATTGCAGCCATTGA AGATGGAAAAAGATTCAGTTCAATGAATGATATGAAGTTCAATGGTGACCAATATCTGAAAGAGAAGGGTGGCTTGAGCTTGTCTGTTGTTAAGTCACTTGTTCGCCGTGAAAAGGAGGAAAGATCTAGTTCTGAATTTTTTGGTGACGACGAAACAAAATCCTTGATGTACTCGTTGTTCAAATTTG CGGAAGAGTGCCCCCACGACGAAAGTCAGTGTGCCCCAGAATTACTTCATTCAGCATCTTTGTCCAGGGATATCCATGGTGCACCACCTGGAAGCTTTGTTCATCACTTGGGAGAGATTATTGGCAGCATTAGTTCTGTGCACAAGATGGCATTTTTTTGGCAATCTGTAATTGTTGAG TTGAAGAAACTATGGTCTGATGAGCAACCAGTGCCTCGAATGTCATTAAATGCTGCCCCGGACTTGAATTGCTGTTTACTATATCAGGAGATACAAGTTATAAATTGCTGCATTGCCAGGAAAAAACGAAGAAAAGCAGCAAAGGAGACACTTGATTCCTTGCTAAAACAGGAATGTATTGATAACTCAAATCCCAGGTATTCAAATAGAGATTCTCGTGATAGTGGGATTTACGCAAGCAATAGCAGTGGTGATCATGTTCTTCGGCTTGGTGTTGACTGTGCATCCGGGAACTTAACACTGTTAGAAACTGGTGAGCCTGTATATTCTCCTATTCTGCAG GAAGGCCCTATTATGACAGCAGAGCTCATAAAAGAAACAGAGGAACTTGTCTTACGGACAGGAAG TGTTGGTGCTGGCTGTTCTCAGCTTTTATCAGATATGCAGGCGTTCAAG GCTGCAAACCCGGGATGTGTCCTTGAAGATTTCATTAGGTGGCACTCTCCACCTGACTGGTCTGAAGATTGTGCAGCAAGCAATGCAACAGTAGGGGAGGGCTCATCTAGACGTGGCCGGCTAAGTGACAGAATGCAAACAAAAG AAGGAAATTTGTGGAAGGAATTGTGGGAAGCAGCAAAACCTATACCTGCTGTTGAACAAACTCCGCTATATGATGAAGATTTAGCTGT GGAGAGCATATTTggtgccttggaagttattgaACCAGCAAAACTGTTTCAGCAGCTACTCTCAGTCATT CTTTCTGTATGCTTCGTAGCAGCTGAATCAGTGCTATCAGCAGACAGTAATCTGTCAAAATTATTCTACGATTGTAAAGACTACATCATTGGCATTTACCAAGATGACATGTCAAAAGAAAAGCTGGATGAGATCTGCAAG GTTTACGAGACGATGGAGGCCATAGTAACCCATCCTGAAGACGCTCTTCAGATCACGGAGCAACCTGACGAGAAGTCTGCCGAGAATAAGAACCGCTTCAAGCTCAAGCTGAATTTCACCGGCAAAGATCGCCAGTCTCTGTGGAAGCGTGTAGCCAAGGATGAGAAGAAAACATCGCCAAATGATGAGAAAAAATCACCGGAAGAAAAGAATACAAATTTTTTCTCGAACCTTCGCGAGAGGAAGGCCGCCCTATTTTCGAAAAAGAACACAAAAGCTTCAGAGTTGCCATCGGCGCCCCCACCATCAGCGTTGGGTCCATTTGACGAGAGCGAATGGACGATTTTGTAG